One window of Camelina sativa cultivar DH55 chromosome 4, Cs, whole genome shotgun sequence genomic DNA carries:
- the LOC104780221 gene encoding uncharacterized protein LOC104780221 — protein MAQHLSLFRSTNQLALIHPTGYTKNILEMATLDSPLEVLAFDYVNFVFNNLWTWIAVVTAAVSFWRIRSTTTISGRGRRDEGFIDESPREPQKPQATKAPLVVETRPPKVKVTETEDWSLLLCNDGVTKGKLTVYYEEEIDGERDEDGEETTAVKYGGGESGEWWERWESVVKMRNGDEGWYRYVDLTVINGSVVRLWDANGVRNGG, from the exons ATGGCTCAGCATCTATCTCTCTTCAGATCCACTAATCAACTAGCCTTGATCCATCCAACGG GATATACTAAAAACATTTTAGAAATGGCGACTTTGGATTCTCCGTTAGAGGTTTTAGCTTTCGACTACGTTAACTTCGTCTTTAACAATCTCTGGACATGGATTGCCGTCGTGACGGCCGCTGTTAGTTTCTGGCGTATCCGTTCCACTACCACAATCAGCGGCCGCGGCAGAAGAGACGAAGGTTTCATAGATGAATCTCCTCGTGAGCCACAGAAACCACAAGCGACGAAGGCTCCTCTCGTTGTGGAAACGAGACCTCCTAAGGTTAAGGTAACGGAGACAGAAGATTGGAGTTTGTTGTTGTGCAATGACGGAGTGACGAAGGGGAAGCTAACGGTGTACTACGAGGAAGAGATCGacggagagagagatgaagatggcGAAGAGACAACGGCCGTTAAGTATGGAGGAGGTGAGAGTGGAGAGTGGTGGGAGAGATGGGAGAGTGTGGTGAAGATGAGAAACGGAGACGAAGGTTGGTACCGTTACGTGGATTTAACGGTGATTAACGGAAGTGTTGTGAGGTTGTGGGATGCAAACGGAGTCCGTAATGGTGGTTGA